The DNA segment ACTAATTTCCACCTGTTTCAGTGGGCAGTCGGGTCCTGTTGCTTCTCTTTTTGAATATCATGGAAACTGATTTTCcttaaagaagagaaagaacatGAGGATCTCCACACAGTAATGTAGCATTGACCCAGGGACCCCAGATCTAAGATagactatataaatataaatgaatacaaaaaaagttaggtttatattttattacttggTACTTAATTTTCCTTTAACCTGGCAtataaatttatacattttacaagaCAGTACCATTGTAAAAACTCAAGCAtgcttaaaacaaaaaagtcacaTGGTTTTTGGACAATTCGGATAATGATTATGGAATACTAGTAAGCAGTAAGGAAATCCTAATGGAAATCCAGgatctttataaaaatgtggaaacattttagcttttgttttataaattattaataagcatacaggtgcatctcaatacatTAGAATAATTAaaagtttaattattttagtaattcaatacaaaaagtaaaacgtgtatattatatagattcatcacacacagactgatatctttcaagtgtttatttttattttgatgattatggcttacagctaatgaaaccCAAAATTCACTATCTCAAAAGATtaaaatacttcataagaccaataaaaaaacatttttagtgaattgttggccttctggaaagtatgtttcTGCTtctggtgaagcaggaagtgcatAAGAGAGAGGTACGCCATGCAATGGACTGGCCGTTTGTCTCGTGTTTATTAATGCCTTGGGCCCAGGATTTCCAGGATAGGAGATTAAAGGAGATAAATTAATGAATAGAAATGCATAGAGCCTGTATTGTTGAAGGACACTTGTGTTGCACGCTCTGGAGTTTAGTTCTGAAGCATTAAAATTTCAATTTGGGGATCTGAGGACTGTAGTCAGTCAGGATACACACAATCAAGCCCTATAGAAAAAGACAAGAATAAGGCATAAATGCATTAAACATATGTATATGTGTTCATGCTCAAAAGACTtcaacactctctcacacacaagcaTATTACCATGATGGTCCATTTGCGGTTTTCAGCCTCAGGAAACACAAGTGAGCGTGGGGAGTAGAAAACCTCATCGTCCACTTCTTCTGACTTTCGTGGGAGACTATGCAAGAAAGTCCAATCTGGTGCAGCTACACTTCCTGTCTGAGAGccagaaacaataaaatgagACTCCACAGAGGAGAAACtactgttctagagagaatcaaaaattaaattaatacattcatCTTCAGCAACTGATTATGTTTGTACATGGAACACAGGGCCTATGAGAAAGGAGATTCATCTTAGACTGAATGGCAGTCTATCACAGGACACTATTTATAGccatacacacttacaccttCGATACAAGGTGGAAATGTTTATGATAATTCGAAACAGAACTGATgaagaacccagccattagggttgcacaagccagtgcactcttagtgccggtcccaggCCCGGATGactgggaagggttgcgttaggaaggacatccagcgtaaaacatgtgccaaatcaaatatgcggatcacgaatcataatttcataccagatcggtcgaggcccgggttaccaacgaccgccacaggtatcgttagccaacagggtaccggtgaaaattgggctacggTTGGCCGAAGGAatagaaggagaggaggaagacgtctaaagagacagcaggaaaaggagaagtggagaagaggGGAGGTtcgggtgggcactttaaatgcttttactatgagatgagaaaagaaggcaggagtacaaggagatgcggcagcgggtgaagagggatgtggtgaaagccaaggaaaaggcatatgaggagctatatgagaggttggacactaagggaggagaaaaggatttgtacagattttccaggcagagggactgagctgggaaggatgtgctacaagttagtggaataaagtgtgagtgtgttgagaagatggagggagtattttaaataagaaagagagaaggttggatggtgtggagatggtgaagcatcTAATAATAAGGATTAATAAGaaagaagtgagagcagcgattaagaggatgaaaagtgaaataatggttggcccagatgacatacaagtagaagcatggagatgtttaggagagatggcagtgggggtTTTACACAGTAATTTAACAAGATTCTGtaaggtgggaggatgcctgaggaatggagaaggagtgtgctggtaccgatctttaagaataagggagatgtgcagacctgcagtaactacaggggaattaagttgatcagtcacaccatgaagttatgggaaagagtagtggaagccaggctgagagaagaggtgaccatccgTGTGCAACAGTAtagtttcatgcagaggaagagcaccacagatggaatatttgctttgagaatgttaatggagaagtacaaaaggaattgcattgtgtgtttgtgaattcagagaaagcatacgacagggtgccgagaagttgtggtattgtatgaggaagtcaggtgtgtcagagaagtatgtgagggtggtgcaggacaggtatgaggacagtgtgacagcagtgaagcgtgcaggaacaacagactggttcaaggtggaggttggactgcagcaaggatcggctctgagccctttcctgtttgcagtggtgatggacaggttgatggaggtctccatggactatgatgtttgcggatgatattgtgatttgtggtgagagtagggagcaggttgagaggaACCTGGAGAGGTAAAAGTACgtactggagagaaggggaatgaaagtcagtcggagtaagacagagtacatgtgtgtgaatgagagggagggcagtggagtggtgcggttgcagggagaagaggtggtgaaggtggaggagttcaggtacctggggtcaacagtgcaaagtaatggagagtgtgttaaagaagtgaagaaataaGTGCAGTCAGGGTGCAGacagttggtttgaaaaaagcagatgtagaagacGGGGTGggtgggtatggagacggatgaacTGCTGTGGTGACCTTTaacgagaagaagaagaaaaagaaacagagctgaTGAAGATTTGTTTACCTGCATGGTGACCTGGTATCCATGGAAGTCCTTTAGCCTCTTCGTCTTTTCATCCTCCTTACCCATGCTAACCCACGTGTCTGTCACCAGCACATTGCTCCCCTGAGCTGCTGCCATTGGCTCTGAAAACAAGTGCAACTCTGTGCCAAACTACAGAGTGTACAAACACAacatattatgtatattatttacaaatccATGATCTGAACTTGGCTCTAATCGAAAGTTTGATTCCCACCTACACCCTATCCACCACCCAGTTAAGTTGATGCAGTTtcagtggagtttggagtcaacattcacattttctttaattgCATGTTAGGTAACAGTATGTGATTAGCAAGAACTGTAAACTCTAGAGCCATCCTCTGGAGCCTAGATACCTGTTTAGCAAGATGCATTGCCTCCTGAGTTACAGTAGCATCTGGCTCATAACCCTGGGAAAGAGAGAGCATGTGCTAGATAATtgctttaaacacattttattgcaAAGACATGCATATGGACAATTCAGTTGAATTGCGGGGCAAACCTTTGGTGTGGCTATTCTCAGATTGACACCCAGTTTGGCCAATGACATCATGAGGGAGTGAAGAATGTTGGTTCCATCACCGATATAAGACACTGTCAGGCCCGTTAAATAGCCATAATGCTCCTACAAGAGAAGGCAAAGCAAAGGATAGGGATGCTTTTAATGCTATCTTAACatttgaaaggtgtgtgtgtgtgtgtgtgtgtgtgtgtgtacctgcagtGTGAGCAAATCAGCTAATATCTGTATAGGATGATAAAGATCAGAGAGACCATTGATGATTGGTACATAGGCTTCCTGATTTAACTCCTCCAAAGTAGAGTGACTGTACACCCGGGCTAACACAATATCAGTCAGACTTGAGAGcactctgcaacacacacaaacacagttacaCTTTTACCAGTGTGTATAAAGTTGAACTGAATGCAGAGGTATGTGTCTGTACATGTCAACAATGTGTGCTTTTTCTGTGTTCAAACCTGGCTGTGTCTTTTGAGCTCTCATTAACACCCAAGTGAATATCCCGAGAAGTGAGAAAACATGGATGGCCACCCAGCAAAGCAAACCctaggtgcacacacacacacacacacacacacacacacacacatacacacactgtttatgTACTATTGTAGTGTTTTGCTTACTTTTATCCAGTACTATTCAATGTGCTCAGTGACCATGTGGCTTGATTCACTTACTTATccctgaaaaacacacacacacacacacacacacacacacacacacgcttcctaACTGTCATATACACATATTCTCTTATTTGCACCTGTTTCGGTGGACAGTCGGGTCCTGGTGCTTCTCTTTTCGAACATCATGGCTATTGATTTTCCTTGAAGGAGAGGAAGATACtaaaaattcaaatacaaaGCATTAAATTAGTCCTAAGTACAAAAGCAAATGAACATCCTCACTATCATCAATTACATTTCAGATTTGCACATGTGGACCTTTGCATTGTCTCATGAATTAAAGCGATACCTGTCCTTCATGCTTGATTCGCTGCTTCAGGTCAGCAGACATCCACAGAATGTGCTTGATCTCATCAGGGTTGAAGTCTTTCAGGGTCAAAAAACTGCGTCCCTTCAAGTTCACAGATCCCAAACATGTTCCCTCCACCCTAGTGTCACATAACACCTTATAAAGGACAATACTTCagctatagcagctataaacatgaACAGTGATGTCACTGTCAATCTATGAcatgaaaacaaatcaaaccTAAAAGAACTTGGATGTAGCAGAcgtttttaattgcttttttttaagccagAGATCTTTTTAGGCCAATTTATGAATAATTTAGAAACACATACTTGGTAATTATACAGTatgaaatgttcatttatttaacaaagccTGAGCAGCTTTTAGTTTTCATcctgtaaattaaaaacaatattagtAGCTCTTAGATATTGTCCATTCTGAGTATTTCTATTGATTTATACAGATATaactgaataaattaattaaataaggGTCCCAGATTATACTATTGCTTTTGCTTATATTGCATCTGGAACCTGGATATACTATACCTGGataaaatgttcataaaaataCAGTCTGCACAATGACAGATTTTcaattgcaaacacacacacacacacaaacacacacacgcacacattatatatatatatattgcatgaaCTCTTACCTAAAATGTCTTGCCTGTTTAAAGGTTTTAACATTGTGCATGAAGGTCTTTCTTAGAGCAAACATGATGTATGCAGTTTAGGATAAAGCGCCATGTAGAAAATACAATTCAGACCTTTATATACAAACTTTCCTCAATCCGCACGTGCGCTTTCAACACGCCCATGAATCTGTCTCAAACCCCGCCCACTCCCACCCAAGATTAATATTAACTGTTTTGAGTCCGTGCACTTTGTTGTAAAGCAGCCATGTGATTTCCCATGTAGGAAAATGCAAACTAATGCAAACTCAGTGATTGTTAGAGTAGATTCTATAGTTTCCTCAGGTGATATTgatatgaaattatattttttaaatacttgctCACTACTTAGAATAGTGGTTTTAACTGTACTTTTAACTGTAGACATTTTCTCAGAAcagctttaataaaaatgattttaattataaaataatgtataagtttgttccttataattttaagtttgtccctaatgagcaaaccagtggtgactgtgacaagaaaaaactctgaaaagggatgaggaagaaaccttgagaggaaccagacttaaaaggaaactcatcctcatcagggtggcactaaatgtccattcattacagtttatttttcttagGTTATGCACTGAgaggtgattaaatgcaacctgtggtcctgagtcactgtagtagactgttgacattaactaaaGTCCAAATCCATTATTAAAGCTCTCGTGTTGCATAGTAAGATCATGGATCTCCTGGATGTTGATgcgaaaccatccccagccacagAGTGGCTTCTAATCGAAGAGAACCCCATTCAGAGGCATGGCACCATGACAGATCTGAGAGAGGAAGGGGAGAGGAAAATTGGTCGCTGGTTTAAttcaacagagagagagagagagagagagagagagagagagagagagagagagagaaaataccAATATCAATCATGCCAGTAACCTTTTTCCACCCTCAAAATTAAATTACATCAATCCGAATAATTTTAGAGGAAAATAGGAATGAAAAAACTTAGATGACAAAGATTACAACAAAGGTCATGCTAGGTATGAGCAAGGACTTGAGCAGAAAATGATATTTGTTTGTCTAAAACAGCAGAGTTGCTGTTTGTCTGATCAAAATCCACTATGTGAGGATCTCCAATTTCTGCTTATTCTTTACAGCATTTGCTATGATCCAAAGTATGATATGAACATATAATACTTTGGATCATAGCAAAGTATTATATGTTCATATAAGAAAAGCAAAACATGTAAATAGAGAACGATAGATTGTTGTCCAAAACTACACAATGAGGTGCATTATCAGATGAAATTCTACACTGAAATCTCCACTAAATTCTCTATGTATCCCCACTTTCTGCTCGTTCTTCTCAGGTTTTGCTAAGAGGCAAATTATGATATGAACATCTGAGGAAAGCAAAGAGAAAATGAATTGTTTGAATAGCCTTAGCTTTAACACTGAACTGTGCAGAGTAAATGGTATGTTTTACctgactttgtttttttaatagatgtAGCACATGGTATTACCCTTGAGGAAAAAGtcccttttattgttttttttttttttcttctttttcttctcatcaCCCTGAGAAGCAAAGACTAATCAGCTTTCTTccctaatggaaaaaaaattgcagactGGA comes from the Silurus meridionalis isolate SWU-2019-XX chromosome 3, ASM1480568v1, whole genome shotgun sequence genome and includes:
- the LOC124382942 gene encoding ornithine transcarbamylase, mitochondrial-like, translated to MFALRKTFMHNVKTFKQARHFRVEGTCLGSVNLKGRSFLTLKDFNPDEIKHILWMSADLKQRIKHEGQYLPLLQGKSIAMMFEKRSTRTRLSTETGFALLGGHPCFLTSRDIHLGVNESSKDTARVLSSLTDIVLARVYSHSTLEELNQEAYVPIINGLSDLYHPIQILADLLTLQEHYGYLTGLTVSYIGDGTNILHSLMMSLAKLGVNLRIATPKGYEPDATVTQEAMHLAKQFGTELHLFSEPMAAAQGSNVLVTDTWVSMGKEDEKTKRLKDFHGYQVTMQTGSVAAPDWTFLHSLPRKSEEVDDEVFYSPRSLVFPEAENRKWTIMGLIVCILTDYSPQIPKLKF